TGCGGCGGGCCTTCGTCACGCGCGGCGGCTCGCGATCACAGCCGGCCGAGCCAGTCGGCGATGCGCAGCCACCAGACGATCCACATCGCCTCGAAGGCGATGCGGAGCGACATCTTCGAATCGCCCCGCTTGCGGTCCACGAAGAAGAACTCGACCTCCTCGCAGCGCGCGCCCGAGCGCTCGAAGCGGTAGTTCATCTCGATCTGGAAGCCGTAGCCGTTCGAGCGGATGCGCTCGAAGCCGAGGCGTTCGAGCAGCTCGGCGCGCACGCAGCGGAAGCCGCCCGTCGTGTCGCTGATGGACAGCCCCGCCACCTTCTTCGCGTAGAGGTTCCCGAAATAGCTGATGAGGATGCGCTCGATCGGCCAGTTCACGACCGTGATGCCGTTCAGGTAGCGCGAGCCGATCACCGCGTCGGCGTGCTGGATGCGCTCGAGGAAGACGGGAAGCATGTCGGGCGGGTGCGAGAAGTCGCAGTCCATCTGGACGACGACCTCGGCGCCGAGGTCGAGCGCGCGGCGGAGCCCCGCGCGGTAGGCGGCGCCG
This genomic interval from Myxococcota bacterium contains the following:
- a CDS encoding polyprenol monophosphomannose synthase; translated protein: MTAPSRVTVVVPTYNEAENLEPLVTAVLAQDARIRVLVVDDASPDGTGKLADDLALRTGRVDVLHRRAKEGLGAAYRAGLRRALDLGAEVVVQMDCDFSHPPDMLPVFLERIQHADAVIGSRYLNGITVVNWPIERILISYFGNLYAKKVAGLSISDTTGGFRCVRAELLERLGFERIRSNGYGFQIEMNYRFERSGARCEEVEFFFVDRKRGDSKMSLRIAFEAMWIVWWLRIADWLGRL